One window from the genome of Marinobacter sp. es.048 encodes:
- the greB gene encoding transcription elongation factor GreB codes for MTQVPGNGGPRPKYITPEGERALRDELQYLWKLKRPEVTQAVREAAALGDRSENAEYIYGKKQLREIDRRVRFLSKRLDELTVVDRLPDDRDKVFFGAWVTVEDEDGDEQTYRLVGADEFDLNKGYLSINSPLARALIGKRLDDEVSVRTPEGWKSVFVVGIRYEAPSDDK; via the coding sequence ATGACCCAGGTTCCCGGTAATGGCGGCCCCCGCCCGAAATACATCACGCCGGAAGGTGAACGGGCCTTGCGTGATGAATTGCAGTATCTGTGGAAGCTAAAGCGCCCCGAGGTCACCCAGGCCGTGCGCGAAGCCGCCGCCCTTGGTGATCGGTCCGAGAATGCCGAGTACATCTACGGCAAGAAGCAGTTACGGGAAATCGACCGTCGGGTTCGTTTCCTCAGCAAACGCCTCGATGAGCTCACCGTGGTTGATCGCCTACCGGATGACCGTGACAAGGTGTTCTTTGGCGCCTGGGTGACGGTGGAAGATGAGGACGGTGATGAACAGACCTATCGGCTCGTCGGTGCGGACGAGTTTGATTTGAACAAAGGCTATCTCAGCATCAACTCTCCGCTCGCCCGGGCCCTTATCGGCAAACGCCTGGACGACGAAGTGAGCGTTCGCACCCCGGAAGGTTGGAAGTCGGTTTTTGTAGTAGGAATTCGTTACGAGGCGCCATCCGACGACAAGTGA
- a CDS encoding site-specific integrase yields MDITEALEQSQPGLVARVKDAIHKHKLNQRAEQTYLHWITRFVLFSDLKDPDALANEDRQLFLEYLNDRMRVSRARFNQASQALAFFYEDVLGKTPAGDSGCAAA; encoded by the coding sequence ATGGACATCACAGAAGCACTGGAACAGTCACAGCCAGGCTTGGTGGCACGGGTCAAGGACGCCATTCACAAGCACAAGCTCAATCAACGCGCAGAGCAAACCTACCTTCACTGGATCACCCGATTCGTGCTGTTTAGCGATCTGAAGGATCCGGATGCGCTGGCCAATGAAGATCGCCAACTGTTCCTGGAGTACCTGAACGATCGCATGCGGGTGTCCCGGGCGCGGTTCAATCAGGCCAGCCAGGCCCTGGCATTTTTCTATGAAGATGTACTGGGTAAGACGCCCGCCGGAGATAGTGGCTGCGCCGCAGCCTGA
- a CDS encoding acyl-CoA-binding protein, which produces MSDLKTRFDEAVNYIQTAEGDFKPSNEMKLEFYALYKQATEGDVSGKRPGMMDFVGRAKFDAWEKVKGMSSDEAMQKYIDKLEALK; this is translated from the coding sequence ATGAGTGACTTGAAAACCCGCTTCGACGAAGCCGTCAACTACATCCAGACCGCCGAGGGCGACTTCAAGCCCTCCAACGAGATGAAACTGGAATTCTATGCCCTCTACAAGCAGGCCACCGAGGGAGATGTGTCCGGCAAGCGCCCGGGCATGATGGATTTTGTCGGCCGTGCCAAGTTTGATGCCTGGGAAAAGGTGAAAGGCATGTCCAGCGATGAGGCCATGCAGAAGTACATCGACAAGCTTGAAGCCCTGAAATAA
- a CDS encoding DUF4145 domain-containing protein: protein MGTIIRNCPHCHAANVSFASFADFLKPSDQSQKVFLTAFSCGNCHSGYFAEFYFTAGKPLHGTAGNLEKVTGLDMIDEYPKPQSIEAPQYLPENIQAFFVQAAHTLNSGNLDASAMMSRKTLEVAVKKLHPEGTGNLFKRIEKLYDLGIITNELKNWAHVIRDDGNEAAHEELPVTPEFADELLSFSELFLMYTFTMPGMVEAKKGKSSENA, encoded by the coding sequence ATGGGCACAATCATAAGAAACTGCCCTCACTGCCATGCGGCAAACGTGAGCTTCGCTTCTTTTGCAGATTTTCTTAAACCAAGTGATCAATCTCAGAAAGTATTTCTAACGGCTTTCAGTTGCGGAAATTGTCACAGTGGGTACTTTGCCGAGTTTTACTTCACTGCAGGGAAACCACTGCATGGTACCGCAGGCAACCTTGAGAAGGTAACCGGTCTGGATATGATAGATGAATACCCAAAGCCTCAGTCTATTGAGGCTCCTCAATACCTCCCAGAAAACATTCAAGCATTTTTCGTTCAGGCCGCGCATACATTGAATTCTGGAAACCTAGATGCATCTGCGATGATGTCTAGAAAAACACTTGAGGTTGCTGTCAAAAAACTTCATCCAGAGGGCACAGGCAACCTCTTCAAACGTATAGAGAAGCTTTACGATCTGGGCATTATCACTAATGAGTTAAAAAACTGGGCGCACGTGATCAGGGATGACGGTAACGAAGCCGCGCATGAGGAGCTGCCGGTTACACCTGAATTCGCGGATGAGCTTCTCTCATTCTCAGAGCTTTTCCTGATGTACACATTCACCATGCCTGGGATGGTTGAGGCCAAAAAAGGCAAAAGTAGTGAAAATGCATAA
- a CDS encoding DUF4124 domain-containing protein encodes MKVFLFLVSLCLIPISANAGVYKWVDANGQTHFGDRPPAQGASSEVKVKSAPASVDAGARERHQKMTEFLEQQQEEREARQAANAKAEEKAEKQAELCRKLRARLKFLASVSTFYNINDQGERVYVNEAENTQIREDFRAKVRKTCGNH; translated from the coding sequence ATGAAAGTATTTCTGTTTTTGGTCTCGCTCTGCCTTATCCCCATTTCGGCAAACGCCGGCGTCTATAAATGGGTCGACGCCAACGGCCAGACCCATTTCGGGGATCGTCCACCGGCTCAGGGGGCATCAAGTGAAGTGAAAGTGAAGTCCGCCCCGGCCAGCGTGGATGCGGGTGCCCGGGAGCGGCATCAGAAGATGACCGAGTTTCTGGAACAGCAGCAGGAAGAGCGTGAGGCACGTCAGGCAGCCAATGCCAAGGCTGAGGAGAAAGCGGAGAAGCAAGCCGAGCTGTGCAGAAAGCTGCGGGCGCGTCTCAAGTTTCTTGCCAGCGTTTCGACTTTTTACAACATCAACGATCAGGGCGAGCGGGTCTATGTGAATGAGGCCGAGAACACCCAGATTCGGGAGGACTTCCGGGCGAAGGTGCGCAAAACCTGTGGCAACCATTAG
- a CDS encoding YdcH family protein: MSLEKHDLIHELPESKEAIHLLKTNSTHFAKLFDEYHEVDHAVHRVETGAENTSDEYLENLKKKRLNLKDQLFSMIREYEASTAS, encoded by the coding sequence ATGTCCCTGGAAAAACACGATCTGATTCACGAACTGCCGGAATCCAAAGAAGCCATTCACCTGCTGAAGACCAACAGCACACACTTCGCCAAGCTGTTTGATGAGTATCATGAGGTGGACCACGCCGTTCATCGCGTTGAGACCGGCGCTGAAAACACCTCTGACGAATACCTGGAAAACCTCAAGAAGAAACGACTGAATCTGAAAGACCAGTTGTTCTCGATGATTCGTGAATACGAGGCATCAACAGCAAGCTGA
- a CDS encoding glycerophosphodiester phosphodiesterase family protein, protein MKLRTILGLSLCTAALSVAQAAPDKSHHESWVPPSLADWQDVPVQSWHKRAGGKQPIHLGPRPFWLVENMDEGPLKERLQSCDAHHLKRSDFSIGHRGAPLQFPEHTLESYVAAAQMGAGIVECDVAFTKDRELVCRHAQNDLHTTTNIVAVPELNAKCTQPFVPADPASGTPARAECRTSDITLAEFKSLQGKMDAYNPMATTPEEYLAGTADWRTDLYASRGTLMTHKESIELFKALGVKFTPELKSPVVDMPFESDYSQQDYARQMIQDYIEAGVKPKDVWPQSFNLEDVLFWVNETPRFGRQAVFLDQSASTPENTSLAYMESLKAQGVNILAPALWKMLTLDSYSEIVPSEYAENARTAGLDLIAWTVERSGPLQNGGGWYYQSVTDAINNDGDVFTVIDVLAREVGVIGIFSDWPATTTFYANCMGMAKH, encoded by the coding sequence ATGAAGTTACGCACGATCCTGGGCCTGTCACTCTGCACAGCCGCCCTGTCTGTGGCGCAGGCCGCACCGGATAAGTCCCATCATGAGTCCTGGGTGCCGCCGAGTCTGGCTGACTGGCAAGATGTGCCTGTCCAGTCCTGGCACAAGCGTGCTGGCGGTAAGCAGCCCATACATCTGGGCCCACGGCCATTCTGGCTGGTTGAGAATATGGACGAAGGCCCGCTGAAGGAGCGCCTGCAGTCCTGCGATGCCCACCATCTCAAGCGCTCCGATTTCTCCATCGGCCACCGTGGCGCCCCTCTGCAGTTTCCCGAGCACACCCTGGAGTCTTACGTTGCCGCAGCGCAGATGGGCGCGGGCATTGTTGAATGCGACGTGGCGTTCACCAAAGACCGCGAGCTGGTGTGTCGGCACGCCCAGAACGACTTGCACACCACCACGAACATCGTTGCGGTACCCGAGCTGAACGCTAAGTGCACCCAGCCTTTTGTACCGGCCGATCCGGCTTCCGGTACACCGGCCCGGGCCGAGTGTCGCACCAGTGATATCACCCTGGCCGAGTTCAAGTCTTTGCAGGGCAAGATGGATGCTTACAATCCCATGGCGACCACCCCGGAGGAGTATCTGGCTGGCACAGCCGACTGGCGCACCGATCTTTATGCCAGCCGGGGTACGCTGATGACTCACAAAGAAAGCATCGAGCTGTTCAAGGCACTGGGTGTCAAGTTCACGCCAGAGCTGAAGTCGCCGGTGGTGGATATGCCGTTTGAGAGTGACTACAGCCAGCAGGATTATGCCCGCCAGATGATCCAGGATTACATTGAAGCTGGAGTTAAGCCGAAGGACGTATGGCCCCAGTCGTTCAATCTGGAGGATGTGCTGTTCTGGGTGAACGAGACGCCCCGGTTTGGCAGGCAGGCGGTTTTTCTGGATCAGTCAGCGTCCACACCGGAAAACACGTCGCTGGCTTATATGGAGAGCCTCAAGGCGCAGGGTGTGAATATTCTGGCTCCAGCGCTCTGGAAAATGCTGACGCTGGACAGCTACAGTGAGATTGTTCCGTCGGAGTACGCCGAGAATGCCCGCACCGCCGGTCTGGACCTTATTGCCTGGACGGTTGAACGCAGCGGCCCATTGCAGAATGGCGGTGGCTGGTATTACCAAAGCGTGACCGATGCCATTAACAACGATGGCGATGTGTTTACCGTGATCGATGTGCTGGCCCGTGAGGTGGGTGTTATCGGAATCTTCTCGGACTGGCCGGCGACAACTACTTTCTATGCCAATTGCATGGGAATGGCGAAGCATTGA
- a CDS encoding DUF883 family protein, whose product MEAKSTQDDYNQVKRDLQELREDLANLTRTVSESQKSNISSLRDEIRRESREALDQVRQRGDEALHRAKDAGDKAFNDVENKIEERPFLSIIIMFLAGILVGKMLDR is encoded by the coding sequence ATGGAAGCCAAATCTACCCAGGACGACTATAACCAGGTCAAGCGTGATCTTCAGGAGCTGCGCGAGGATCTGGCCAATCTGACCCGTACTGTGTCGGAAAGCCAAAAAAGCAATATCAGCAGTCTGCGTGATGAAATCCGTCGGGAGAGTCGCGAGGCGCTTGATCAGGTCAGGCAAAGGGGCGATGAGGCCCTGCATCGTGCCAAGGATGCTGGCGATAAAGCGTTTAATGATGTTGAGAACAAGATTGAGGAGCGACCGTTCCTCAGTATTATCATCATGTTCCTGGCCGGTATTCTGGTGGGCAAGATGCTTGATCGCTGA
- the cysK gene encoding cysteine synthase A, whose amino-acid sequence MARIYEDNSLSIGNTPLVRLNRVNDGATIWAKIEGRNPAYSVKCRIGSAMIWDAEKRGTLKAGMTIVEPTSGNTGIALAYVAAARGYKLILTMPASMSLERRKVLKALGAELVLTEPAKGMPGAIAEAEHIFSSDPDNYFLPQQFQNPANPRIHEDTTGPEIWDDTDGEIDIFVAGVGTGGTLTGVSRYIKGTRGKQIATIAVEPADSPVITQMMNGEDIKPAPHKIQGIGAGFVPKNLDLEMVDQVETVTNEDAMDMAHRLMQEEGILCGISCGAAVVAAVRISKQPEYQGKNIVVVLPDTAERYLSTALFAGQFGEQENVQ is encoded by the coding sequence ATGGCTCGTATCTACGAGGACAATTCCCTGTCCATCGGCAACACCCCACTGGTCAGACTGAACCGCGTGAACGACGGCGCAACGATCTGGGCCAAGATCGAGGGCCGCAACCCGGCCTATTCCGTCAAATGCCGGATCGGCTCTGCCATGATCTGGGACGCCGAGAAGCGCGGCACCCTGAAGGCGGGCATGACGATTGTGGAACCCACCAGTGGCAATACCGGTATCGCCCTCGCTTACGTAGCCGCCGCACGAGGCTACAAACTGATTCTGACCATGCCGGCCTCCATGAGTCTTGAGCGTCGCAAGGTACTGAAAGCCCTGGGAGCAGAACTGGTGCTGACCGAACCGGCCAAAGGCATGCCGGGTGCCATCGCCGAAGCGGAACACATTTTCTCATCCGACCCGGACAATTATTTCCTGCCCCAACAGTTCCAGAACCCGGCCAACCCACGAATCCACGAGGACACTACCGGCCCGGAAATCTGGGACGACACTGATGGCGAAATCGACATCTTCGTGGCGGGCGTGGGAACTGGCGGCACACTGACCGGCGTTTCCCGCTACATCAAAGGCACCAGGGGCAAACAGATCGCCACCATTGCCGTCGAACCCGCCGACTCCCCCGTGATCACACAGATGATGAACGGCGAAGACATCAAGCCGGCGCCCCACAAGATTCAGGGCATCGGGGCGGGCTTCGTACCCAAGAACCTGGATCTGGAAATGGTCGATCAGGTTGAGACGGTCACCAACGAAGACGCCATGGACATGGCCCATCGGCTGATGCAGGAAGAGGGCATTCTCTGCGGTATTTCCTGCGGCGCGGCCGTGGTGGCTGCGGTGCGCATCAGCAAGCAGCCGGAGTATCAGGGCAAGAATATTGTAGTGGTACTGCCGGATACCGCGGAGAGGTACCTGTCCACTGCGTTATTCGCCGGCCAGTTTGGCGAGCAAGAAAACGTTCAGTAA
- a CDS encoding transporter substrate-binding domain-containing protein: MLTAPLAVAEQPGHAITVGIVSDNKPYSFDDGPGASGFSVDVLREVARQTDLNFRFQAGSWPEVYDAFLRGELDVINSISFSAERAENILFTEPYHLRQTYLMQNTQRPLGKINTMSDLRKLRVGIVRDIYYREALDAQGISLTSYDSIHSLIRALAFDWVDVIIGPRLTLQYYANQAGFGFLEIVGTAPLGELATEDLRIGVLKANSELYQKISSGLAQVTEDRINELLQRWQELGGNTLARDTSFSLTPDQREFIAETGPVRVGLMRDYAPYSFESATRIHGLSVDVLRRISDLTGLQVIPVEGQWIELLPLFRDGEVDMLANMSFQPDRQAFTRFTQPYHTIPNVAFTRDPALRIQSLEDLKDQRVALGSGIYYEEPVTRALGNNARIFTTQDAMFRALARDEVDVVLAALPNGNFWIREMGIPGVRIAGELVLEDQTGEDLRFGVRPGLAPLADILDQALTAISPEEMHTIESRWLGASVDLDIQETGEVSLNAVELAWLEAHDNQLNMCIDPNWLPLEGIDEEGKHVGLSAEVARLFSNRAPVRFELVHTDSWTESIGAARQGECDIFTMAMKTPERSEFLNFTQPYLEVPAVALGRIEAPFIERVGDLRGQRIGVVKDYAFAELLQSRYPAFNLIKVANEQTGLRKLQNDELDAYITTLATASYYMQELGLADVKVIGRIPADWSLSVATRKDEPLVLGIMQKLVSSLTAEERKNLERQWRNIRLKQSVDYTLFWQMAIVAILVTALLFYWNRKLNRLNSDLTSANETLARLSVTDDLTELGNRSYFDQEFRKSFQWCQRHHSGFAVAMVDADHFKMINDNYGHEAGDVCLKTLADLMREHFRRETDRLSRFGGEEFVIFASYEDSTEIKNRLESFRRAVEDSCSVCGENEINITISIGLATGTPGPDDSPAEFLRQADQALYQAKQNGRNRLEARSVGS, encoded by the coding sequence TTGCTGACAGCCCCTCTGGCTGTCGCTGAACAGCCCGGCCATGCCATTACCGTCGGCATTGTTAGCGACAACAAACCCTACTCGTTCGATGATGGTCCCGGCGCATCCGGCTTTTCTGTTGATGTGCTTCGGGAGGTAGCCCGGCAAACCGATCTGAACTTCCGATTCCAGGCTGGCAGCTGGCCAGAAGTTTACGATGCCTTCCTGCGTGGTGAGCTGGATGTCATTAACAGCATCTCGTTCAGTGCCGAGCGTGCCGAAAACATACTGTTTACCGAGCCCTACCACCTCCGCCAGACCTATCTGATGCAAAACACCCAGAGGCCACTGGGCAAGATCAACACCATGTCTGATCTCCGGAAGCTCAGGGTCGGTATAGTACGCGACATCTACTACCGTGAGGCACTCGATGCCCAGGGTATATCCCTGACTAGCTATGATTCGATACACAGCCTCATTCGCGCACTGGCCTTTGACTGGGTCGATGTCATCATCGGGCCGAGGCTGACGCTGCAATATTATGCCAACCAGGCCGGGTTCGGTTTTCTTGAAATCGTCGGCACTGCCCCCCTCGGTGAACTGGCGACTGAAGATTTGCGAATCGGTGTTCTGAAAGCCAACAGCGAGCTTTACCAGAAGATTTCCTCTGGCCTGGCGCAGGTAACGGAAGACCGCATCAATGAACTGCTTCAACGTTGGCAGGAACTGGGAGGCAACACTCTGGCCCGGGACACCAGCTTTTCGTTAACACCAGATCAGCGGGAATTTATCGCCGAAACCGGCCCCGTGCGCGTTGGTCTGATGCGGGACTACGCCCCCTACAGCTTCGAGAGCGCAACTCGAATTCACGGTTTGAGCGTAGACGTGCTGCGCCGGATATCCGATCTGACCGGGCTGCAGGTAATACCGGTCGAAGGCCAGTGGATCGAGCTTCTCCCGCTATTCCGCGATGGCGAAGTTGACATGCTCGCCAACATGTCATTCCAACCCGATCGTCAGGCTTTCACTCGATTTACCCAGCCGTATCACACCATCCCCAACGTCGCCTTTACCCGGGACCCGGCGCTAAGAATCCAAAGCCTGGAGGACCTGAAGGACCAGCGCGTTGCCCTCGGCTCCGGCATTTACTACGAAGAGCCGGTTACCCGGGCCCTCGGCAACAATGCCCGGATTTTCACAACCCAGGATGCCATGTTCCGGGCTCTGGCCCGAGACGAAGTGGACGTTGTACTCGCTGCGCTGCCCAACGGAAACTTCTGGATACGGGAGATGGGCATTCCGGGTGTGAGAATCGCGGGAGAGCTGGTTTTAGAGGACCAGACCGGGGAAGACCTCCGGTTCGGCGTCAGGCCCGGTCTCGCGCCCCTGGCAGACATACTTGATCAGGCGCTGACCGCAATTAGCCCCGAAGAGATGCACACCATCGAAAGCCGCTGGCTGGGTGCCAGCGTTGATCTGGACATTCAGGAAACGGGAGAGGTTTCTCTGAACGCGGTCGAACTGGCGTGGCTCGAGGCCCACGACAACCAGCTAAACATGTGTATTGACCCGAACTGGCTCCCTCTGGAAGGCATAGACGAAGAGGGCAAGCACGTAGGCTTATCGGCAGAAGTGGCCCGGTTATTCTCGAACCGGGCACCGGTTCGGTTCGAGCTTGTGCATACCGACAGCTGGACCGAATCGATCGGAGCTGCCCGACAAGGCGAGTGCGACATTTTCACCATGGCCATGAAAACACCCGAGCGGTCCGAATTTCTGAACTTTACCCAACCCTATCTTGAAGTGCCGGCGGTTGCCCTTGGCCGGATCGAAGCGCCTTTCATAGAGCGGGTCGGCGATTTACGCGGGCAAAGAATCGGCGTTGTGAAAGACTATGCCTTCGCAGAACTTCTGCAGAGCCGGTACCCCGCGTTCAATCTGATCAAGGTTGCCAACGAGCAAACAGGCCTGCGCAAACTGCAGAACGATGAATTGGACGCCTACATCACAACTTTGGCGACCGCCAGCTATTACATGCAGGAGCTCGGCCTTGCCGACGTGAAAGTCATTGGCCGCATTCCGGCAGACTGGTCACTGTCAGTCGCCACACGGAAAGACGAGCCTTTAGTGCTGGGCATCATGCAGAAGCTGGTATCCAGTCTCACCGCAGAAGAGCGGAAAAATCTCGAACGGCAATGGCGCAATATCCGGTTGAAGCAATCAGTGGATTACACGCTGTTCTGGCAAATGGCCATTGTGGCGATACTGGTTACCGCCCTCCTGTTCTATTGGAACCGGAAGCTAAATCGCCTCAACAGCGACCTGACCAGCGCCAACGAAACGCTCGCGCGGCTCAGCGTCACAGATGATCTGACCGAACTGGGTAACCGGAGCTACTTTGACCAGGAGTTCCGCAAGAGCTTTCAGTGGTGCCAACGGCACCATTCAGGCTTTGCCGTCGCCATGGTGGACGCCGACCATTTCAAGATGATCAACGACAACTATGGCCATGAAGCAGGAGATGTGTGTCTGAAAACCCTCGCCGACCTTATGCGTGAGCACTTCCGACGCGAAACCGACAGGCTTTCTCGTTTTGGTGGCGAGGAGTTTGTGATTTTTGCCAGCTACGAAGACAGCACTGAAATCAAGAACAGGCTGGAAAGCTTCCGTCGGGCTGTCGAAGACAGCTGCTCGGTATGTGGTGAGAACGAAATCAATATAACCATCAGCATCGGCCTTGCCACAGGCACGCCGGGCCCCGACGACTCGCCGGCGGAATTTCTCAGGCAGGCAGACCAGGCGCTCTATCAGGCCAAGCAGAACGGCCGCAACCGGCTGGAAGCGCGTTCAGTGGGTTCCTGA
- a CDS encoding methylglyoxal synthase: MAVKSVALVAHDNKKKELVDWVAENRTRFAPLKLYATGTTGRLLRDNLERDDIHCLLSGPLGGDQQIGAKIAEGEIDLLVFFWDPLEPQPHDPDIKALLRIAALWNIPVACNRATAEFILTSAYMTDDQHHPKKPDFSDYTGRSVSA, encoded by the coding sequence ATGGCCGTAAAATCCGTCGCCTTGGTGGCACACGACAACAAGAAAAAGGAACTGGTGGACTGGGTTGCCGAAAACCGCACCCGTTTTGCCCCGCTGAAACTCTACGCCACCGGCACCACTGGCCGGCTGCTTCGGGATAATCTCGAGCGGGATGACATCCATTGCCTGCTCAGCGGCCCTCTGGGCGGCGACCAGCAAATCGGCGCCAAGATTGCCGAGGGCGAAATCGACCTGCTGGTGTTCTTCTGGGATCCGCTGGAGCCCCAACCCCACGATCCCGACATCAAGGCATTGCTGCGAATTGCTGCACTCTGGAACATCCCTGTGGCCTGCAACCGGGCAACCGCCGAGTTCATCCTGACTTCGGCCTATATGACAGACGACCAGCATCATCCGAAAAAGCCGGACTTCTCCGATTACACCGGCCGCTCCGTCAGTGCCTAA
- a CDS encoding ATP-binding protein — protein sequence MSATASFDWQSTPAAVWRRHRSGLRAIRRLDPVQWQDLKGIDRQQQALARNTERFLAGEPSNNALLWGSRGTGKSSLIKALLNRYQARGLRMIEVDKDDLVNLPEIVDDICELPFRFVIFCDDLSFDVGESSYKALKSVLEGSLELPPENVRVYATSNRRHLMPEFMSDNLKSEMQDGELHPAEAIEEQVSLADRFGLQLSFYAFSQAVYLQAVDSLFPEFDDREGLHREAIRFATAKGVRNGRTAQQFYRQFAGEQDLGRLK from the coding sequence ATGTCTGCGACTGCATCCTTTGACTGGCAATCCACCCCGGCCGCCGTCTGGCGTCGCCATCGCTCGGGTCTTCGCGCCATACGTCGGCTCGATCCGGTGCAATGGCAGGATCTGAAGGGTATCGACCGACAGCAGCAGGCCCTGGCCCGCAATACCGAGCGCTTTCTTGCCGGTGAGCCTTCGAACAACGCGTTGCTCTGGGGCTCCCGGGGCACGGGTAAATCGTCGCTGATCAAGGCGCTGCTGAATCGCTACCAGGCGCGCGGGCTGCGGATGATCGAGGTGGACAAAGATGACCTGGTCAACCTGCCGGAGATCGTCGACGACATCTGCGAGCTGCCGTTCCGGTTTGTGATCTTCTGCGACGACCTGTCGTTTGATGTCGGTGAGTCCAGCTACAAGGCCCTGAAAAGTGTACTGGAAGGCTCGCTGGAACTGCCGCCGGAGAACGTGCGGGTTTATGCCACCTCCAACCGCCGTCATCTGATGCCGGAGTTCATGTCCGATAACCTCAAGAGCGAGATGCAAGACGGCGAGCTGCATCCGGCCGAAGCCATCGAGGAGCAGGTGTCCCTGGCAGACCGGTTCGGTTTGCAACTCTCGTTTTATGCGTTCTCACAGGCAGTGTATCTGCAGGCCGTGGACTCGCTGTTCCCCGAATTTGATGACCGGGAAGGCCTGCATCGGGAGGCGATTCGCTTTGCCACCGCCAAGGGCGTGCGCAATGGTCGCACGGCCCAGCAGTTCTACCGGCAGTTTGCCGGAGAGCAGGATCTGGGCCGGTTGAAGTAG
- a CDS encoding DUF3422 family protein: protein MSARLDSLDIHPLRNDLYNELHSRPFQVLPTPARVTQMAVLTTPEQREEQFRHLQELHKLMGHPVPEKEVSCFEHTFGSLRVRREMHMEFASYTFINLAAGDETPFTETGITPLPKGWLEQLTGTVIAAFHLEVRPAADGSDGDLDYVRKHFEGMRLVGSSPQEGAARVWGTFRLHSDGFGRFMVMNHHMSDSQLGRLTQRLMEIETYRLMSLLALPVAREITPSLNDMDEKLAVITRSLAENEEVDEEKLLAQLTNIAARIEAFRAHSTFRFSATRAYHQLVLTRLEELREDELSGHLTLTEFMTRRLTPAVKTCEAVSERLEDLSRRVDRASDMMRTRVELAIQSQNQQLLSSMDRRSKIQLMMQHTVEGFSVVAITYYLIGLLKFGLDSVYEAGFAFNKTLVLGIAIPVVMALVFLGVRVVHHHFIKMAKRQ, encoded by the coding sequence GTGAGCGCACGCCTGGACTCCCTCGATATTCATCCACTGCGGAACGATCTCTACAACGAGCTTCATTCCCGACCGTTTCAGGTGCTACCGACACCGGCACGGGTCACCCAGATGGCGGTGCTGACCACCCCGGAGCAACGGGAGGAGCAATTCCGGCACCTTCAGGAACTCCATAAGCTGATGGGGCATCCGGTACCCGAAAAGGAAGTGAGCTGCTTTGAACACACCTTCGGTTCCCTGCGAGTGCGGCGCGAGATGCACATGGAATTCGCGTCCTACACCTTCATTAATCTGGCCGCGGGCGATGAAACGCCCTTTACCGAAACCGGCATTACCCCGCTGCCCAAGGGATGGCTGGAGCAACTGACCGGCACGGTGATCGCGGCGTTCCATCTGGAGGTCCGGCCCGCCGCTGACGGATCCGACGGCGACCTGGATTATGTGCGCAAGCACTTCGAAGGTATGCGACTGGTCGGCAGCAGTCCCCAGGAGGGGGCCGCCCGGGTATGGGGCACCTTCCGGCTGCACAGCGATGGTTTTGGCCGGTTCATGGTGATGAACCACCACATGTCGGACAGCCAGCTGGGCCGCCTGACCCAGCGCCTGATGGAGATTGAAACCTACCGGCTGATGTCGCTGCTGGCGCTGCCGGTTGCCCGGGAAATCACACCGTCCCTGAACGATATGGACGAAAAACTGGCTGTGATCACGCGGTCATTGGCGGAAAACGAAGAGGTGGATGAAGAAAAACTGTTGGCCCAGTTAACCAACATTGCAGCCCGCATTGAAGCCTTCCGGGCCCATTCCACTTTCCGGTTCTCCGCCACCCGGGCCTATCACCAGCTGGTACTGACTCGCCTGGAGGAGTTACGTGAGGACGAACTCTCCGGCCACCTGACCCTGACCGAATTCATGACCCGCCGGCTGACTCCGGCGGTGAAAACCTGCGAAGCGGTAAGCGAGCGGCTGGAAGACCTTTCCCGACGGGTAGACCGGGCCTCGGACATGATGCGCACCCGGGTGGAGCTGGCAATCCAGAGCCAAAACCAGCAACTGCTCAGCTCCATGGACCGGCGTTCCAAGATCCAGCTGATGATGCAGCACACGGTGGAAGGCTTCTCGGTGGTGGCCATCACCTATTACCTGATTGGCCTGCTCAAATTCGGACTGGATTCGGTTTACGAAGCGGGTTTTGCCTTCAACAAAACCCTGGTTCTCGGCATCGCCATTCCGGTGGTGATGGCCCTGGTATTCCTGGGCGTTCGGGTGGTTCACCACCACTTTATCAAGATGGCAAAGCGGCAGTAG